In Phaseolus vulgaris cultivar G19833 chromosome 3, P. vulgaris v2.0, whole genome shotgun sequence, the sequence TCATGAGCACCTCAAGAACCAACTGGTTCTTTGCCAATATATAGGTGGTACAaaagttaattaatttatatatatatatatatatatatatatatatatatatatatatatatatataaaagccTGAATTCAAGAGTCTTCATATAGCCTTGGACTAATAATTTAAAGGGTTTTGAATTGATGTGCTATTTGAGAGTTTCAGTAAGtatatataaggataaaatttatcatttctatttaaattgcaaaaaaaattacattaagaAACTATATATTTTGGAAGTACTCATGCAAGAAGTAAATTTTGGAATTCTTCCAAGTTAAAGGAGTACCTAGTTGCACCAAACGTTTCCTATCTCCTTTCCACCAATTTTTGGCTTCATCCTTGAGCATGAAGGTAGCACATGAAACCTTATTGTCCTTTGTACATGGGACTACCTTAAAAGATGTCTTCTATATGTTGGAGTCAAGCTTCAAGTGTTGTAGAATGATACTCTTTAGTGAATTTGGGCAGTGAGTTCTTCCTAAACTTTGAGAATCCAATACTAGTAGCCCATGATTGATTCCCCTAGTTAGATGGGTAAATAAATtggaaaaaatgtttatttgagCAATTctgttagataaaaaaaaacgtaTTTGGGAAAAAAATTCAATGTAATTCCATTCATATcttatttaatacaaaatttgaaCTAAACTAATTAATCAAGAAACGAAAATACAAAATTCatcaaaaattcaattttaattgtatttaaaatgattttaaaatatttcttttttttaattgatttaattttaaatattttttttagttttcaattataattaaatattcaaCTTAAAACCTGATATAGTTTTTAAATGTCAGTTAAATAACTTTTCttattacattaaaattaaaaattaaaaatttcagattttttAATTAGAGAATACTAAAGTATATCGACCAAATTATTATCTTATAATTTCAATGATGTCTAATACTGTTTTGTAAGGTTCAAATAATCTTTTTGATGTTATTATACGTTTCAAAGTctaaaaaattggattttaaagagtgttaattttatgttatcattatatatattataaaccGTATTcacaattaatttgaaaaaaaactaacttatttttattttgtgacaAAAGTCCAAACAGCACAGCAAGAAGCATTTCATTTTAAACCATTCTCCACACAACCAAACACGACCCAACTATCCTCCATGATTCCCCTCAAAAACACTCATCCAGTTTCgcccttcatcttcttctctcaTTCCAAAACCAAGCCACTTCGCTTCTCTCTCCAGCCCCTTTCcccttctcttctctctctcaaaTCCCCATCTTCTCTTTCTTCCAATCTTATCTGGGTTTCAAAAGCTGGAGTTTCAGTTTGTAGAACCGAAcaccatgaagaagaagaaaagaacaagGGGGTTTCGCTGGAACTTCACGACTTATCGCCAAATGGAGAAGTGTATCAGAAAACGCTGCAATTAGTTGAATGTTCCATGTTTGCTGCACTAACCGGTCTGGTCTATTTCCTGAGCAATTCTCTTGCCATTGAGGTTTGTTAATGTGGATAACAAATGAAACTTTGTTTATTTGTGGAATTTTCTTGAGAAAAGAGAGTAATGGGTCTGTGTTATTTTTGTTGGTTTTTCCCTCGCCCcagaaaaatagataaaaaccCATTGCTGAATTTTATTTGTCAGACCTCAATGGAGCAATGggtctttttatttatttttctgcgGCAGGGTTTAAATTTGGTTAATGTTAACAGAAACTCTTATGGTATCTTTATGCTGGTAGAAAAGTTTCAATTCATGTTTTGGATGCTTATTGATTTTTTTCGCTCACtgtttcatttttgtttctgtTTGCAGAACTACTTCAGCTGTTTCTTCTCATTGCCAATAGTTATATCGTCAATGAGATGGGGTGTTGATGCTGGAAGGAAAACTCTGGTTAGACTTGCTAGTTCCATAATTCTTTAagagttttatttataatttgtgtaaaatattttttgtactgACATCCAATCGGGGATTACCTTGTCACATCATGTTATGAATAGAATTGCATGATGAAGTGATAAAATCTTAGTGGATGTCTGTAAAATATTCTAAACAGACAGtgtgtataaatatatatacacatatatatttTGATGCATAAGACAGTGTATATCTTGGTAtgtagattaaaataaaattttgaagtaTTCTTGAATTGTTATTCTCATTGAATTATCAGCTTTTTAATGTTGCATTCGATTTTTGTTGTAGGTGGCAACAACTATACTTTTGTTTGTCTTGTCTGGTCCAGTAAAAGCTCTAACGTATCTGGTGagcttctttttattttatgaactTACTGAACTAGGTAATAATAGGACTGTGGACTATGCTTTTGTGTTTTCATTGCTGTTTCTTAGTGTTTTGTTTGCAAAAGAATGGAAGTGTTGTAGTCGTGAGCCAAAAGGGTCATTTTATTAGAAAtgagtatttttatattttaggaCTAGAAAAGTTGTTTACAAATTAGTTGTACATTTCTTATCAAATATGTATTCTTATAACCTTGGTATTAACTTCTGTATGTACTACCAACATAAAGTGTATTCAAAGGTGAACCTCTCACCTGTGTTATATTTTCTCCCTCTAGAGATGGATGGTAATATTAAATTGTTTACTTGAGCTTCAACTTAACAACATGCCAACTTATTGATTATGAATTAAAAACCTTTATACCACAGTCCATTTTTTTAACTGCAGGCATTGTTATTGAGAAATTTAATCTTTTTTCAGTTTTGGACCACAAAGATTTGCcttccttcatttttttttcacaaatatttCATGCTAGTTTATCTATTGGTTACAAACTGTACTGAAACTGAACAAAAATGACATGATTTCTGAATAATGTTTTTGTGCAGCTTAAGCATGGTATTGTCGGTTTCACAATGGGTACTTTGTGGAGGTAAATTGTGcacatattttatgtttttctaaACTTTGTAAGAATTTCAtgatagttaatttttttagttaagtTGAATTGGCTTTACCTCACTTTTACACGAAATtctcataaaataattttgtagcATTGTGATTAGTCTTTCAAAGTAGACACGACTAACATATGAAGTTGTTTTTAGGCTTAAGTACCTTTTTTTtcctattatttaattattttgtcaaTTTGCTCCTCAATTAATAGGAAAGTTAAGCCTGTTCTTGGTTGTAATAAAGGAGCTATGCCCTTTAACTACTTAGGGGCTCCCAATTTTGTTGGAGCTCTTAAGACTAAATTCCTTCAGCCTCTTGGGGATAAGATCAGAATCAAACTCGCTTTATGGAAAGATAAAACTCTTAGTACAATGGGCAGAGTGCAATTGgttaattctattatttatgCTTTTTTGTCTTATAACTTTCAAGTGTATAAATGGCCATCTAATTTGCTTTGGCGAGTTGATAAAGGGATCAAAAAATTTATCTGGACTGGGGACATTAACAAGCAAGGTCTTGTTATTGTCAAATGGGCTAAAGTTTGCAGTCTCAGATCTGATGGTGGTTTACAAGTTTCTAAGTGTATAAATGGCCATCTAATTTGCTTTGGCGAGTTGATAAAGGGATCAAAAAATTTATCTGGACTGGGGACATTAACAAGCAAGGTCTTGTTATTGTCAAATGGGCTAAAGTTTGCAGTCTCAGATCTGATGGTGGTTTACAAGTTTCTAATTTCTAGGTGGAGAATAAAACCTATCTTCTTAAACATGCCTTGGATTTTGCTTACAATGATAGGCCTTGGTCTTCTTTGATGAAAGCTAGATTTCTTAAaaccaaatatcagaaaaaTTCCTCCTATCGTTCTTCTTCTATCTGGCTAGGTATAAATGATTGGTATGGCACTATTTTGCAACACACTTTTTGGACTATTTGTATAGGTGAACACAAATATTTGGAATGATCGTTGGTGTTCTGAATGATGTATTTCTATGCTTGTGGGGGGTTCCTTATGTGAAAAGAATTAATCTTAGTGCCAGTGTTGCTCAAGGCTGGAATAGAAATAACTCTTCTTGGGA encodes:
- the LOC137806307 gene encoding uncharacterized protein isoform X1 gives rise to the protein MIPLKNTHPVSPFIFFSHSKTKPLRFSLQPLSPSLLSLKSPSSLSSNLIWVSKAGVSVCRTEHHEEEEKNKGVSLELHDLSPNGEVYQKTLQLVECSMFAALTGLVYFLSNSLAIENYFSCFFSLPIVISSMRWGVDAGRKTLVATTILLFVLSGPVKALTYLLKHGIVGFTMGTLWRLGASWNLSIFLSTIVRALGAVGFVLISSFLIRENILALITINIHASLTFVLAASGVNSIPSMNVIYTLFGTLVLINSGCFMFLLHLLYSVFLTRIGMKSSLRLPRWLEKAI
- the LOC137806307 gene encoding uncharacterized protein isoform X2 — protein: MIPLKNTHPVSPFIFFSHSKTKPLRFSLQPLSPSLLSLKSPSSLSSNLIWVSKAGVSVCRTEHHEEEEKNKGVSLELHDLSPNGEVYQKTLQLVECSMFAALTGLVYFLSNSLAIENYFSCFFSLPIVISSMRWGVDAGRKTLVATTILLFVLSGPVKALTYLLKHGIVGFTMGTLWRLGASWNLSIFLSTIVRALGAVGFVLISSFLIRENILALITINIHASLTFVLAASGVNSIPSMNVIYTLFGTLVCPYILYLALWF